A genome region from Lucilia cuprina isolate Lc7/37 chromosome 3, ASM2204524v1, whole genome shotgun sequence includes the following:
- the LOC111679464 gene encoding serine/Arginine-related protein 53-like isoform X1 yields the protein MSSKSRIRRDDFDIESIETYNTRDNYKSRSSGSRTRSRSRKRSYSRRMDNVSRSRSRSVERHRRHRRGGHDSHSRSRSRSRSRGYSRHNDRRNRTSRRHRDSRSKSYSRSRSRSRSQRDRQRYRSKDYDDKYRRKSRSHSRSRSRSSSHFRDFSTKTTKKTNQSPSRQATTSSSPLARVQEEENCDFKETYENLEDLPLPQQKSTDKKNEVIYQFDDNEPIDRARIHREMEEKLRAELAKEGKVYPPPKPEASHPVFANDGSFLEIFKKMQEAQASTSKAAAVGAATTANAKTLLPIVPPIVAVANPGTAPYLAASAAGKSAPPPPIVGRRRGGKILKTGVVAKPKVQTDANADPKDFWSLYLAEVNKYKNTACESEQGNRPLVK from the coding sequence ATGTCCTCTAAAAGTCGTATACGACGTGATGATTTCGATATAGAATCCATTGAAACCTATAATACGCGTGATAACTATAAATCACGCTCATCAGGCTCAAGAACACGTAGCCGTTCACGTAAAAGATCTTACAGTCGACGTATGGATAATGTATCACGATCGAGAAGTCGATCCGTAGAAAGACATAGACGTCATAGACGTGGTGGTCATGACTCACATTCACGCAGTCGTTCAAGAAGTCGTAGTCGTGGTTATTCCAGACATAATGACAGACGTAATCGTACATCACGTAGACATCGTGATTCAAGATCAAAATCCTATTCCAGATCTCGATCCCGTTCACGTTCTCAAAGAGATCGTCAACGCTATAGATCAAAAGATTATGATGATAAATATAGAAGAAAATCTCGTTCGCATTCACGTTCTAGGTCCAGATCTTCATCACATTTTCgtgatttttcaacaaaaaccacaaaaaaaacaaatcaatcacCCAGCCGTCAAGCAACGACATCTTCGTCACCTTTGGCCAGAGTCCAGGAGGAGGAAAATTGTGATTTTAAGGAAACATATGAAAATTTAGAAGATTTACCTTTGCCACAACAAAAATCCACCGATAAGAAAAACGAAGTTATTTACCAATTCGATGATAATGAACCCATCGATAGGGCACGCATACACCGCGAAATGGAGGAGAAATTAAGAGCCGAATTGGCTAAAGAGGGTAAAGTTTATCCACCACCTAAACCGGAGGCCTCACATCCTGTCTTTGCAAATGATGGttcatttttggaaattttcaaaaaaatgcaaGAAGCACAAGCCTCAACCTCAAAGGCAGCTGCCGTTGGCGCAGCCACCACAGCTAATGCTAAAACTCTCTTACCTATTGTTCCCCCAATAGTAGCTGTTGCCAACCCTGGCACTGCTCCCTATTTAGCAGCCTCTGCTGCTGGTAAAAGCGCACCCCCACCACCCATTGTGGGACGTCGTAGAGgtggtaaaatattaaaaacaggTGTTGTGGCTAAGCCCAAAGTGCAAACAGATGCCAATGCTGATCCTAAAGATTTCTGGTCTCTTTACCTGGCTGAAGTTAATAAATATAAGAATACAGCTTGTGAATCGGAACAAGGCAATAGACCGCTTGTTAAATAA